The Bombus fervidus isolate BK054 chromosome 3, iyBomFerv1, whole genome shotgun sequence genome includes a window with the following:
- the Rps21 gene encoding ribosomal protein S21: protein MENDNGVLVDLYIPRKCSSSNRIIHAKDHASIQLSIADVDPETGRMTDSQKMYAICGAIRRMGESDDCLVRLAKNDGILPKNF, encoded by the exons ATGGAGAACGACAACGGCGTACTTGTTGACTTGTACATACCAAGAAAATG cTCATCGAGTAATCGTATCATCCATGCCAAGGATCATGCATCTATTCAATTAAGTATTGCTGATGTTGATCCTGAAACTGGACGCATGACTGACTCTCAAAAGATGTATGCAATTTGTGGCGCTATTCGTCGTATG GGTGAATCCGATGATTGTTTGGTACGACTTGCAAAAAATGATGGTATATTaccaaaaaatttttaa